The segment atatcatatattcataaaattacaaacaacaacaaaataaaacattattacctGCAGAACTTTGTTTGAAAACCTGTAACCACGAACTCATAATTCAGATtttgcaatcacacacacacacaggtatgcAGTTCTTCAGTGTGGAGACGTGGAGAAGCTGATCAAGAAACGCGCAACAGCTGAAGAACCAACACTTTATTATGTCAGTATTGAGGATACTTATGACATCATCAAGATAGCACATACTGCAACAGGTCATGGTGGCCGTGACAGAATGAAAGCTCATCTTGCATCAAAGTATGTAAACATCACTAAAGAATCTTTAGAGATGTTTAAGTCTTACTGCATTGTCTGCCAAGAAAAATGTAAAGCCTATTTTAAGCAGCAATCTCAATTCTCGGGGCCAGGTTGATCTGGTAGACATGCAGTCATCTCCCCAAGCTCAGTTCAAGTGGATTATGGTACACCAGTGCCACTTAACAAAGTTTGTGATACTTCGACCTCTTACATCAAAAAGAGTAGCTGAAGTTGCCTTTCAACTGCTCAACATCT is part of the Macrobrachium nipponense isolate FS-2020 chromosome 15, ASM1510439v2, whole genome shotgun sequence genome and harbors:
- the LOC135226716 gene encoding KRAB-A domain-containing protein 2-like, producing the protein MTLGDRRPEASPSLEDADPTQRRRYAVLQCGDVEKLIKKRATAEEPTLYYVSIEDTYDIIKIAHTATGHGGRDRMKAHLASNNLNSRGQVDLVDMQSSPQAQFKWIMVHQCHLTKFVILRPLTSKRVAEVAFQLLNIFLLFGAPAIFQSDNGSELQFMSSQS